In Flavobacterium sp. CBA20B-1, one DNA window encodes the following:
- the mce gene encoding methylmalonyl-CoA epimerase: MRKIEHIGIAVKSLETSNALFEKLFGAPAYKEEEVASEGVKTSFFMNGPNKIELLEATNSDSPIAKFLEKKGEGIHHIAFDVEDILAEMERLKAEGFTVLNETPKKGADNKLVAFLHPKGTNGVLIELCQEIK; this comes from the coding sequence ATGCGTAAAATTGAACATATTGGTATTGCAGTTAAAAGTTTGGAAACATCAAATGCTTTATTTGAGAAGCTGTTCGGTGCCCCTGCCTATAAAGAGGAAGAAGTGGCGAGCGAAGGTGTAAAGACTTCTTTTTTTATGAACGGTCCCAACAAGATTGAACTTTTGGAAGCAACAAATTCCGATTCGCCCATTGCAAAATTTTTAGAAAAGAAAGGCGAAGGCATTCATCATATTGCTTTTGATGTAGAAGATATTTTAGCTGAAATGGAACGACTAAAAGCGGAAGGATTCACTGTTTTAAATGAAACCCCAAAGAAAGGAGCTGATAATAAATTAGTTGCATTCTTGCATCCAAAAGGAACAAATGGCGTTTTAATAGAACTGTGCCAAGAAATAAAATAA